One stretch of Streptomyces hygroscopicus DNA includes these proteins:
- a CDS encoding sugar ABC transporter substrate-binding protein, whose product MRRIRAAAIGAVTLSLALAASACGGGSSTDGGGSNDSPKTLTYWASNQGASITVDKKVLKPELDKFEKQTGIRVKLEVIPWSELLNRILTATTSGQGPDVLNIGNTWSASLQASGALLPWDTKNFGSIGGKNRFVASALGSTGARGEDPAAVPLYSMAYALYYNKKMFADAGISKPPATWDELVADGKKLSKDGKWGLGAEGANLSENIHQVFVFAKQHGADFFTADGKPDFTSDGAVTAIKQYVDLMAKDKIIAPGNAEYAQNQSLSDFAKGKTAMVLWQTASATLASLGMKDDEWGVAAAPVRSGTPGSGTSVNSMVAGINLAVFKNTDNQDGALKFVKFMTSDAEQKILNKAYGSIPPVKAAQSDPAFNTKATAALRDTLAKSAAALPQVADESQFETGVGTAVKELLAEAAGGRPVTTESVKAKLEKAQQQMPAK is encoded by the coding sequence ATGCGCAGGATCCGAGCCGCGGCCATAGGCGCCGTCACCTTGTCACTCGCCCTTGCCGCCTCGGCGTGCGGAGGTGGTTCCTCGACGGACGGCGGCGGTTCCAACGACTCGCCGAAGACGCTCACGTACTGGGCCTCCAACCAGGGCGCCAGCATCACGGTGGACAAGAAGGTCCTGAAGCCCGAACTCGACAAGTTCGAGAAGCAGACCGGGATCAGAGTGAAGCTGGAGGTCATTCCCTGGTCCGAGCTGCTGAACCGGATCCTCACCGCGACCACCTCCGGCCAGGGCCCCGACGTCCTGAACATCGGCAACACCTGGAGCGCCTCGCTGCAGGCGTCCGGGGCGCTGCTGCCGTGGGACACCAAGAACTTCGGCAGCATCGGCGGCAAGAACCGCTTCGTGGCCTCCGCCCTCGGCTCGACCGGTGCGCGGGGCGAGGACCCGGCCGCGGTGCCGCTGTACTCGATGGCGTACGCGCTCTACTACAACAAGAAGATGTTCGCCGACGCGGGCATCTCCAAGCCGCCCGCCACCTGGGACGAACTGGTCGCCGACGGCAAGAAGCTCTCCAAGGACGGCAAGTGGGGCCTCGGCGCCGAGGGCGCGAACCTCTCGGAGAACATCCACCAGGTCTTCGTCTTCGCCAAGCAGCACGGCGCGGACTTCTTCACCGCCGACGGCAAGCCCGACTTCACCTCCGACGGCGCGGTCACCGCCATCAAGCAGTACGTCGACCTGATGGCCAAGGACAAGATCATCGCCCCGGGCAACGCCGAGTACGCGCAGAACCAGTCCCTCAGCGACTTCGCCAAGGGAAAGACGGCGATGGTCCTGTGGCAGACCGCCTCCGCCACCCTCGCCTCGCTGGGCATGAAGGACGACGAGTGGGGCGTGGCGGCGGCACCCGTCCGCTCCGGCACCCCCGGCTCCGGCACCTCCGTCAACTCGATGGTCGCCGGCATCAACCTGGCCGTCTTCAAGAACACCGACAACCAGGACGGCGCCCTGAAGTTCGTGAAGTTCATGACCAGCGACGCCGAGCAGAAGATCCTCAACAAGGCGTACGGCTCCATTCCGCCGGTCAAGGCCGCCCAGTCCGACCCCGCCTTCAACACCAAGGCGACGGCCGCCCTGCGGGACACCCTCGCCAAGAGCGCCGCGGCGCTGCCGCAGGTGGCCGACGAGTCGCAGTTCGAAACTGGCGTCGGCACGGCCGTCAAGGAGCTGCTCGCCGAAGCCGCCGGCGGACGCCCGGTGACCACCGAGTCGGTGAAGGCCAAGCTGGAGAAGGCCCAGCAGCAGATGCCGGCGAAGTGA
- a CDS encoding beta-glucosidase, producing the protein MSELLDLTAFPHDFLWGTATSAYQIEGAVAEDGRSPSIWDTFSHTPGRVAGDDHGDVACDHYHRWRADIGLMKRLGTNAYRLSIAWPRVMPGGDGPVNAKGLAFYDELIDGLLEAGITPSVTLYHWDLPQVLQDRGGWPVRDTAEHFAAYASVVADRLGDRVHHWTTLNEPLCSAWIGHLEGVMAPGLTDLTAAVRASYHLLLGHGLAAQAIRAAAPGAEIGIVNNLNTVEAASDRPQDLAAARRMDGHTNRWWLDPVHGRGFPADMREVYGVELPERPGDLETIAAPLDWLGLNYYFPATVTDDPTGPAPHARAVRRPDVPRTGMDWEIDATGIETLLLRLTGEYGARKLYVTENGCAYPDVVRPDGTIDDPERQDYLVQHLAACASAARKGVPLAGYFAWSLLDNFEWAYGYDKRFGLVHVDYRTQTRTIKGSGHRYAEIIRDHRGRARRAA; encoded by the coding sequence GTGTCCGAACTCCTGGACCTCACAGCCTTCCCGCACGACTTCCTGTGGGGCACGGCCACCTCGGCCTACCAGATCGAGGGAGCCGTTGCCGAGGACGGACGGTCGCCCTCGATCTGGGACACCTTCTCGCACACCCCCGGCAGAGTCGCGGGCGACGACCACGGCGACGTGGCCTGCGACCACTACCACCGCTGGCGCGCGGACATCGGGCTGATGAAGCGGCTGGGCACCAACGCCTACCGGCTCTCCATCGCGTGGCCACGGGTGATGCCGGGCGGCGACGGGCCGGTCAACGCCAAGGGCCTGGCCTTCTACGACGAGCTGATCGACGGTCTGCTGGAGGCGGGCATCACCCCGTCCGTCACCCTGTACCACTGGGACCTGCCGCAGGTGCTCCAGGACCGGGGCGGCTGGCCCGTGCGCGACACCGCGGAACACTTCGCCGCGTACGCCTCGGTGGTGGCCGACCGCCTCGGCGACCGGGTGCACCACTGGACCACCCTCAACGAGCCGCTCTGCTCGGCCTGGATCGGCCACCTCGAGGGCGTGATGGCGCCCGGGCTCACGGATCTGACCGCGGCGGTCCGCGCCTCGTACCATCTGCTGCTCGGCCACGGCCTCGCCGCCCAGGCGATCCGGGCCGCCGCACCGGGCGCCGAGATCGGCATCGTCAACAACCTCAACACCGTCGAGGCCGCGAGCGACCGGCCGCAGGACCTGGCAGCCGCCCGGCGCATGGACGGCCACACCAACCGCTGGTGGCTGGACCCGGTCCACGGCCGCGGCTTCCCCGCGGACATGCGCGAGGTGTACGGCGTCGAGCTGCCGGAGCGCCCCGGCGACCTGGAGACCATCGCCGCACCCCTGGACTGGCTGGGCCTGAACTACTACTTCCCGGCCACCGTCACCGACGACCCCACCGGCCCGGCCCCCCACGCCCGCGCCGTCCGCCGCCCGGACGTACCCCGCACGGGCATGGACTGGGAGATCGACGCCACCGGCATCGAAACCCTCCTGCTGCGCCTGACCGGCGAATACGGCGCCCGCAAGCTGTACGTCACCGAGAACGGCTGCGCCTACCCCGACGTCGTACGCCCGGACGGGACCATCGACGACCCCGAGCGCCAGGACTACCTCGTCCAGCACCTCGCGGCGTGCGCCTCGGCGGCCCGCAAGGGCGTCCCGCTGGCCGGCTACTTCGCATGGTCGCTGCTCGACAACTTCGAGTGGGCCTACGGATACGACAAGCGCTTCGGCCTCGTCCACGTCGACTACCGCACGCAGACCCGCACCATCAAGGGCTCCGGCCACCGCTACGCGGAGATCATCCGCGACCACCGGGGCCGAGCCCGCCGCGCGGCGTAG
- a CDS encoding ABC transporter permease, protein MSSTAPAPPRSPMAAPRSPMAAPRSFLWARRIFLTLLTGFVLLPVYVMVSSSLKPLQDVSGTFRWLPSGLTIRPYIDIWSTVPLADYFVNSVIVAGAATVCSVVIAVFAAYAVSRYRFRGKRVFTVTVLSTQMFPGILFLLPLFLIYVNIGNATGIALFGSRGGLILTYLTFSLPFSIWMLIGYFDSVPRDLDEAALVDGCGPLGALFRVVVPAAIPGIVAVAVYAFMTAWGEVLFASVMTNDTTRTLAVGLQGYATQTEVYWNQVMAASLVVSVPVVAGFLLLQRYLVAGLTAGAVK, encoded by the coding sequence ATGTCTAGCACCGCTCCGGCGCCGCCCCGCTCACCGATGGCCGCTCCCCGCTCACCGATGGCCGCCCCCCGGTCCTTCCTCTGGGCCCGCCGGATCTTCCTCACCCTGCTCACCGGCTTCGTCCTGCTGCCGGTGTACGTCATGGTCTCCAGCTCCCTTAAGCCACTGCAGGACGTCTCCGGGACGTTCCGCTGGCTGCCGAGCGGACTGACCATCCGGCCCTACATCGACATCTGGTCGACGGTCCCGCTCGCCGACTACTTCGTGAACTCGGTCATCGTGGCGGGCGCCGCGACCGTCTGCTCGGTGGTGATCGCCGTCTTCGCCGCGTACGCGGTCAGCCGGTACCGCTTCCGGGGCAAGCGGGTGTTCACGGTCACCGTGCTGTCCACCCAGATGTTCCCCGGGATCCTCTTCCTGCTGCCGCTGTTCCTCATCTACGTCAACATCGGCAATGCCACCGGCATCGCCCTCTTCGGCTCCCGCGGCGGCCTCATCCTCACCTATCTCACCTTCTCGCTGCCGTTCTCGATCTGGATGCTCATCGGGTACTTCGACTCGGTGCCGCGCGATCTGGACGAGGCGGCGCTGGTGGACGGCTGCGGACCGCTCGGCGCGCTGTTCCGGGTCGTCGTCCCGGCCGCGATCCCCGGCATCGTCGCCGTCGCCGTCTACGCGTTCATGACCGCCTGGGGCGAGGTGCTCTTCGCGTCCGTGATGACCAACGACACCACCCGCACCCTCGCCGTCGGCCTCCAGGGGTACGCCACCCAGACCGAGGTGTACTGGAACCAGGTCATGGCCGCCTCGCTCGTCGTCAGTGTCCCCGTGGTCGCGGGTTTCCTGCTCCTCCAGCGCTACCTCGTCGCCGGACTCACCGCCGGAGCCGTGAAGTGA
- a CDS encoding LacI family transcription regulator: protein MNRHAPTLEDVAREAGVSRATVSRVVNGVRNVDPAIQDLVRVAIERTGYAPNRAARSLVTRRTGTVALVVSGAGDGTGDTSEEEQNAFAARVFADPFFGRVVGGVVGFLRPRSTHPVLMFAESPEARQEVLRYLRQGNADGALVMSTHPDDPLPALLAEAGLPAVLFARPVRPVALSHVDLAHWDGGRLAAERLLARGCRKVATVSGPWAVAASQERLAGFRDTMARGGHPYVPVAEGGFTLDSGVAAMTALLAEHPDVEGVFAANDLMAQGACQVLRERGRRVPGDVAVVGFDDSSVAATCRPPLTSVRQPVEDMAAAMARLLDEHVRGLRTEPASVLFEPELVVRESA, encoded by the coding sequence ATGAACCGACACGCCCCGACCTTGGAGGATGTCGCCCGGGAGGCCGGTGTCTCCCGGGCGACGGTGTCCCGGGTCGTCAATGGCGTCCGCAACGTGGATCCGGCCATCCAGGACCTGGTCCGCGTCGCGATCGAGAGGACCGGCTACGCGCCCAACCGGGCGGCCAGATCGCTGGTGACCCGGCGCACGGGCACCGTGGCGCTCGTCGTCTCCGGGGCCGGGGACGGGACCGGGGACACCTCGGAGGAGGAGCAGAACGCCTTCGCCGCGCGGGTGTTCGCCGATCCGTTCTTCGGCCGGGTGGTCGGCGGAGTGGTGGGATTTCTGCGGCCGCGCTCGACGCACCCGGTGCTGATGTTCGCCGAGTCCCCCGAGGCCAGACAGGAGGTGCTGAGGTATCTGCGGCAGGGAAACGCGGACGGGGCGCTCGTGATGTCCACCCACCCCGACGATCCGCTGCCCGCGCTGCTGGCCGAGGCCGGACTGCCCGCCGTGCTGTTCGCCCGTCCCGTGCGGCCGGTCGCGCTGAGCCATGTCGACCTGGCGCACTGGGACGGTGGCCGCCTCGCGGCCGAGCGTCTGCTGGCCCGGGGGTGCCGGAAGGTGGCCACCGTGTCGGGGCCCTGGGCCGTGGCGGCGAGCCAGGAGCGGCTCGCCGGGTTCCGCGACACGATGGCTCGCGGCGGCCATCCGTATGTGCCGGTGGCCGAGGGGGGCTTCACGCTGGACAGCGGGGTGGCGGCGATGACCGCGCTGCTGGCCGAACACCCCGACGTGGAGGGCGTGTTCGCCGCCAACGACCTGATGGCCCAGGGGGCTTGCCAGGTGCTGCGGGAGCGTGGCCGGCGGGTGCCCGGCGATGTCGCGGTCGTCGGCTTCGACGACTCCAGCGTGGCCGCCACTTGCCGGCCGCCGCTGACCTCGGTGCGCCAGCCGGTGGAGGACATGGCGGCGGCGATGGCCCGGCTGCTCGACGAGCACGTCCGGGGCCTGCGCACCGAGCCGGCCTCGGTCCTCTTCGAACCGGAGCTGGTGGTACGGGAGTCGGCGTAG
- a CDS encoding ROK family transcriptional regulator codes for MAAHNGRNVRDLRRENRAAVLRRLYFDGPMSRFSLAPATGLSSGSISNVVAELLTEELVEEAGSIDSDGGRPRTLLRITPHSGHMIGVDVGETRVRVELFDLSLAERARANRPLPTRGAGRRVRYDSELIAGHIRDGIAEVLEAAGRDPARILGVGIGVPGIVEHSEEDGAVVHGQPIGWEAVPLERMLRGSGHLPDEVPYFIENGAKTLGQAEMWFGAGRGARNAVVVLFGSGVGACVVTDEVEHGRAVEWGHLTVRVRGRRCRCGALGCLEAYAGAEALLERWQEAGGQPPPDTDEETALTAMLAAAYPADGDAPDPVAAAVLAETAEYLGAGLSDLINLFQPERILVGGWAGLQLGARFLDSVRGHAVSYALPYPSGRVGIDLGALGPDAVTVGAAILPLAAFFARGGRRLPPTPAPEPSPAWRTTLGTRLA; via the coding sequence GTGGCAGCGCACAACGGGCGTAACGTTCGTGACCTGCGGCGGGAGAACCGCGCCGCCGTGCTGCGTCGGTTGTATTTCGACGGGCCGATGAGCCGCTTCTCGCTGGCCCCCGCGACCGGGCTGAGTTCAGGTTCCATCAGCAATGTGGTCGCCGAACTGCTCACCGAGGAGCTGGTGGAGGAGGCCGGAAGCATCGACTCCGACGGCGGCCGTCCCCGCACCCTGTTGCGGATCACGCCGCACAGCGGCCACATGATCGGGGTGGATGTCGGCGAGACCCGGGTCCGCGTCGAGCTGTTCGACCTCTCGCTGGCCGAACGGGCGCGCGCCAACCGGCCGTTGCCCACCCGCGGGGCCGGGCGCCGGGTGCGCTACGACAGCGAACTGATCGCGGGCCACATCCGCGACGGCATCGCCGAAGTCCTGGAGGCGGCCGGGCGCGACCCCGCGCGGATCCTCGGCGTCGGCATCGGCGTCCCCGGCATCGTCGAACACTCCGAGGAGGACGGTGCGGTGGTGCACGGCCAGCCGATCGGCTGGGAGGCGGTGCCGCTGGAACGGATGCTGCGCGGATCGGGCCATCTCCCCGACGAGGTCCCGTACTTCATCGAGAACGGCGCCAAGACGCTGGGGCAGGCCGAGATGTGGTTCGGCGCCGGGCGCGGTGCGCGCAACGCGGTGGTCGTGCTCTTCGGGTCGGGCGTCGGCGCCTGCGTCGTCACCGACGAGGTCGAGCACGGCCGGGCGGTGGAGTGGGGCCATCTCACCGTGCGGGTGCGGGGCCGCCGGTGCCGCTGCGGGGCACTGGGCTGTCTGGAGGCGTACGCGGGCGCGGAGGCGCTGCTGGAACGCTGGCAGGAGGCGGGCGGGCAGCCGCCGCCCGACACCGACGAGGAGACCGCCCTGACGGCGATGCTGGCCGCCGCCTACCCCGCGGACGGCGACGCCCCGGACCCGGTGGCGGCCGCCGTCCTCGCCGAGACCGCGGAGTACCTGGGCGCCGGGCTGTCCGACCTGATCAACCTCTTCCAGCCCGAGCGCATCCTCGTCGGCGGCTGGGCCGGGCTCCAGCTCGGCGCGCGTTTCCTGGACTCGGTGCGCGGCCACGCGGTGTCCTACGCGCTGCCGTACCCCTCCGGGCGGGTCGGCATCGACCTGGGCGCGCTGGGGCCGGACGCGGTCACGGTGGGCGCCGCGATCCTGCCGCTCGCCGCGTTCTTCGCCCGCGGCGGGCGCCGTCTGCCGCCCACTCCCGCACCGGAGCCGTCCCCCGCGTGGCGCACCACCCTGGGCACACGGCTGGCGTAG
- a CDS encoding ABC transporter permease — MTTTTTTATAEKDRRTVSGSTPGAARGPRRPGRIRRIGLPYLLLLPALVLELLVHLVPMVIGILMSFKALTRFSIRDWGAAPWSGLDNYKISVDINAPAGEALLHSFWVTCGFTVLSVGLCWLLGTAAAIFLQDTFRGRGLLRTLFLVPYALPVYTAVITWAFMFQHDNGLVNHVLHDQLGLTDKPSFWLIGDNSFIALLTVSVWKGWPFAFLVVMAGLQNIPKELYEAAALDGAGMWQQIRRITLPSLRPVNQVLVLVLFLWTFNDFNTPYVLFGKAAPEAADLISIHVYQTTFATWNFGTGSAMSVLLLLFLLVVTGLYLLLTSRRRKTADV, encoded by the coding sequence ATGACCACCACGACCACGACCGCGACCGCTGAGAAAGACCGGCGGACGGTGTCGGGGAGCACCCCCGGGGCGGCGCGAGGCCCGCGCCGCCCCGGGCGGATCCGCCGCATCGGACTGCCGTACCTGCTGCTCCTGCCCGCCCTCGTCCTCGAGCTCCTGGTCCATCTGGTGCCGATGGTGATCGGCATCCTGATGAGCTTCAAGGCGCTCACCCGGTTCTCCATCCGGGACTGGGGCGCCGCGCCCTGGTCCGGATTGGACAACTACAAGATCTCGGTGGACATCAACGCCCCGGCCGGGGAGGCGCTGCTCCACTCGTTCTGGGTCACCTGCGGCTTCACCGTGCTGTCGGTCGGGCTGTGCTGGCTGCTGGGCACCGCCGCCGCCATCTTCCTGCAGGACACCTTCCGCGGACGGGGGCTGCTGCGCACCCTGTTCCTGGTCCCGTACGCGCTGCCCGTCTACACGGCCGTCATCACCTGGGCGTTCATGTTCCAGCATGACAACGGGCTGGTGAACCACGTCCTCCACGACCAGCTGGGCCTCACCGACAAGCCCTCGTTCTGGCTGATCGGCGACAACAGCTTCATCGCGCTGCTGACCGTGTCGGTGTGGAAGGGCTGGCCGTTCGCGTTCCTCGTCGTCATGGCCGGTCTGCAGAACATCCCCAAGGAGCTCTACGAGGCGGCCGCCCTCGACGGCGCCGGGATGTGGCAGCAGATCCGCCGCATCACCCTGCCCTCGCTGCGCCCGGTCAACCAGGTGCTGGTGCTGGTGCTGTTCCTGTGGACGTTCAACGACTTCAACACCCCGTACGTGCTGTTCGGCAAGGCGGCGCCGGAGGCCGCGGACCTCATCTCCATCCACGTCTACCAGACGACATTCGCCACCTGGAACTTCGGCACCGGCTCCGCCATGTCCGTGCTGCTGCTGCTCTTCCTGCTCGTGGTGACGGGCCTGTACCTCCTGCTGACCTCCCGACGAAGGAAGACGGCCGATGTCTAG